A genomic window from Bacillota bacterium includes:
- a CDS encoding 50S ribosomal protein L28: MKVCAICGKTRQMGMKVSHSHIRTKRAWKPNLQRVKISVDGKAPRRVNVCTRCLRSGKVERAL; encoded by the coding sequence ATGAAAGTTTGTGCCATTTGTGGCAAAACGCGACAAATGGGAATGAAGGTAAGTCACTCCCATATCCGCACCAAGAGGGCCTGGAAACCCAACTTGCAGCGGGTAAAGATATCAGTTGATGGCAAAGCTCCACGGCGGGTGAACGTTTGTACCAGATGTCTGCGTTCCGGGAAAGTTGAACGGGCCTTATAA
- a CDS encoding Asp23/Gls24 family envelope stress response protein yields MFVLSESRTELGKIAIGQEVIATLAGAAAMEGYGLVGMASRRITDGFVELLGQENWSRGVEVKLNEDNVYITLHVIVSYGVRISEVAKNVMERVKYSVEEVTGLKVNRVDVHVQGVQADIARTGV; encoded by the coding sequence ATGTTTGTGCTTAGCGAAAGCCGCACTGAATTAGGTAAGATCGCTATCGGCCAAGAGGTAATTGCAACTTTAGCCGGCGCAGCTGCTATGGAAGGCTACGGTTTGGTGGGCATGGCTTCCCGGCGGATTACCGATGGCTTTGTAGAACTGTTAGGTCAGGAAAACTGGAGCCGTGGAGTTGAAGTTAAACTAAACGAGGATAACGTGTACATTACACTTCACGTTATTGTAAGTTATGGAGTCCGCATTTCTGAAGTGGCGAAAAATGTAATGGAAAGAGTAAAATACTCCGTGGAAGAAGTTACGGGCTTGAAAGTGAACCGAGTCGACGTTCATGTCCAAGGGGTACAAGCAGACATAGCCCGTACGGGGGTGTAG